In one window of Tumebacillus algifaecis DNA:
- the menA gene encoding 1,4-dihydroxy-2-naphthoate octaprenyltransferase yields the protein MNVERNEAMPAPAKMKPPSQLQIWLRAVRVPALIGTIIPVLLGGGLALIDRGFEGWTFLAVMIAVMLVQAGSNLFNDYFDYHKGADDETSLTQANPLRKGWLKASHVYLGGWICYLAAALVGYYIVSIGDWLMLLFGVIGLLLGYLYTGTRFALAYHGLGELSVFIVMGPLIVLGTYYAMVKILYGHVILNALPFGLLAAAVVHAKNLRDLEHDRQIGKRTLATFLGERKAKWEFYLLLLLSYLTMIGIWLLGYTPLSSLLVLITLPLAWKTVTMVAKSSDPMELNIGLGLAVLLQLLFGILNVFGIFLYYFLQL from the coding sequence ATGAACGTGGAAAGGAACGAAGCGATGCCTGCGCCTGCCAAAATGAAACCACCTTCTCAACTACAAATCTGGCTTCGTGCAGTCCGCGTTCCTGCTTTGATCGGCACGATCATCCCCGTTCTGCTCGGCGGCGGTTTGGCTTTGATCGACCGTGGATTTGAAGGCTGGACGTTTTTAGCTGTGATGATCGCCGTGATGCTCGTCCAAGCGGGCAGCAATCTGTTTAACGACTACTTCGACTACCACAAAGGCGCAGATGATGAGACCTCGCTGACACAGGCCAATCCACTGCGCAAAGGCTGGTTGAAAGCTTCGCACGTCTATCTGGGCGGCTGGATCTGTTATCTGGCGGCCGCGCTGGTCGGCTACTATATCGTCTCGATCGGCGACTGGCTTATGCTCCTCTTCGGGGTGATCGGACTTCTTCTCGGGTATCTTTACACCGGAACGCGTTTCGCCCTCGCCTATCATGGGCTGGGGGAACTGAGCGTATTCATCGTGATGGGACCACTGATCGTGCTCGGCACGTATTACGCGATGGTCAAAATTCTCTACGGGCATGTCATCTTGAACGCATTGCCGTTCGGTCTGCTCGCCGCGGCCGTGGTGCACGCGAAAAATTTGCGCGACTTAGAGCATGACCGACAGATCGGCAAACGGACGCTGGCAACATTCCTCGGCGAGCGGAAAGCGAAGTGGGAGTTCTATCTCTTGCTTCTGCTCAGCTACTTGACGATGATCGGCATCTGGCTGCTCGGTTACACCCCGCTCTCCTCCCTGCTCGTCCTGATCACCTTGCCACTCGCGTGGAAGACGGTGACCATGGTGGCCAAGTCGAGCGACCCGATGGAGCTGAACATCGGGCTTGGGCTTGCCGTGCTGTTGCAATTGCTGTTTGGAATTTTGAACGTGTTTGGGATTTTCCTCTATTACTTTCTGCAACTTTAA
- a CDS encoding phosphatase PAP2 family protein produces the protein MMRSIRRYVGRSQLLDRAMTHIAKYGPLWLFLVMGVVAVQGGKQELVAVLLALLAATLTRGLNELIGRLYFRTRPFVAEGFKPLLEHRPSASFPSNHSACGFALAVSVWWLVPIVGAVMLIMAGILALSRVYVGLHYPSDVTLGAMLGASVALLLTKAIFP, from the coding sequence ATGATGCGTTCGATTCGCCGCTATGTGGGTCGCTCCCAGCTGCTGGACCGCGCGATGACGCATATTGCGAAATATGGCCCACTTTGGTTATTCCTCGTGATGGGGGTGGTGGCCGTACAGGGTGGGAAGCAGGAGCTCGTAGCTGTGCTGTTGGCGCTTCTGGCCGCTACGCTCACCCGTGGGCTCAATGAACTGATCGGGCGTCTGTACTTCCGAACCCGCCCCTTTGTTGCCGAAGGGTTCAAACCACTGTTGGAGCACCGTCCCAGCGCCTCTTTCCCCAGCAACCACTCGGCGTGCGGCTTCGCACTGGCTGTCTCCGTATGGTGGCTCGTTCCGATTGTCGGGGCAGTGATGCTCATCATGGCGGGCATCCTCGCACTCTCCCGCGTCTATGTTGGCCTGCATTACCCCTCAGACGTCACGCTTGGTGCCATGCTGGGGGCGAGTGTCGCTCTCTTACTAACAAAAGCCATCTTCCCATAG
- a CDS encoding biotin transporter BioY yields MGVQSSVRGVVFSALFAALLVVLSYVNINLGFSPVPITLSNMAILFAGVLLGPFYGFFSMALVVVLTLFGLPMWHGNGGIGLVAGPTGGFIVMYPVAAFLVGLVAKRITGSGVFAHIQMLFVTFVFGFLVLYLGGVPWLKSVADLTWQSAMIAGFYPFWPGDLAKAVVASLIILQVRRVYPAERLVGQGGSKVVTLK; encoded by the coding sequence ATGGGTGTACAATCTTCTGTTCGCGGCGTGGTGTTCAGCGCCTTGTTCGCCGCCTTGCTGGTCGTGCTGAGTTACGTCAATATCAACCTCGGGTTCTCGCCCGTGCCGATCACGCTCAGCAACATGGCGATCCTGTTTGCCGGAGTGTTGCTCGGACCCTTTTACGGCTTTTTCTCAATGGCGCTCGTCGTCGTTTTGACGCTGTTTGGTCTGCCGATGTGGCATGGAAATGGCGGGATCGGTTTGGTGGCAGGTCCGACGGGAGGATTCATCGTGATGTATCCGGTCGCAGCGTTTTTGGTTGGCTTGGTTGCGAAGCGTATCACAGGCAGTGGCGTGTTTGCCCACATCCAAATGCTGTTCGTCACCTTCGTTTTCGGCTTCCTCGTGCTCTATCTTGGAGGTGTGCCGTGGCTGAAGAGCGTCGCTGATCTCACATGGCAGTCGGCGATGATTGCAGGTTTTTATCCGTTCTGGCCGGGCGATCTGGCCAAAGCGGTCGTTGCCAGCCTCATCATCCTGCAAGTGCGACGCGTCTATCCGGCGGAGCGACTGGTCGGTCAAGGCGGCTCGAAAGTTGTAACGCTCAAGTAA
- a CDS encoding ATP-binding cassette domain-containing protein, with protein MKQQLILSDVSVAFATSKGVHSVLEDINLTIEQGEWIAIIGQNGSGKSTLAKVLSRLCPISRGELNVIPARVQMVFQNPEAQIVGETVYEDVCFGMENAAVPPAEMPERARVALEKVGLAHLIDQSVSTLSGGQKQLLGIAGCLAMEAEMIVFDECTAMLDPASREMVLSVARDLQRQGKTLIWITQWMEELADADRVLAFSEGKTRFDGTAQAFFYDGICQSLGFVPPYAVQVAQHLLGQGVALAGRPLTASELSEAVGALCQ; from the coding sequence ATGAAACAACAACTGATCCTTTCTGACGTAAGCGTCGCCTTCGCCACGTCAAAAGGTGTCCATAGCGTTTTAGAAGATATCAACCTGACGATCGAGCAAGGTGAGTGGATCGCGATCATCGGGCAAAACGGCAGCGGCAAGAGCACCTTGGCGAAAGTGCTCTCCCGACTTTGCCCGATCTCGCGCGGCGAACTGAACGTCATTCCTGCACGCGTGCAGATGGTCTTTCAAAATCCAGAAGCGCAGATCGTCGGAGAAACGGTGTATGAGGACGTATGCTTCGGCATGGAAAACGCGGCTGTCCCCCCAGCGGAGATGCCGGAACGGGCACGAGTAGCTTTGGAAAAAGTTGGTTTGGCGCATTTGATCGACCAATCGGTCTCCACACTATCGGGCGGACAGAAACAGTTGCTCGGTATCGCTGGGTGCCTGGCGATGGAGGCTGAAATGATCGTCTTTGATGAGTGCACCGCGATGCTCGACCCGGCCTCGCGGGAGATGGTGCTTAGCGTGGCCAGAGATTTGCAGAGGCAGGGAAAGACGCTGATCTGGATCACGCAATGGATGGAGGAGCTGGCCGATGCTGATCGAGTTCTCGCGTTTTCGGAAGGCAAGACTCGATTTGATGGAACGGCCCAGGCGTTCTTTTACGACGGGATATGTCAAAGCTTAGGCTTTGTGCCGCCCTACGCGGTACAAGTGGCGCAGCACCTGCTGGGACAGGGCGTAGCACTGGCTGGGCGGCCGCTGACGGCGAGCGAATTGAGCGAAGCGGTAGGTGCCCTATGCCAATAA
- a CDS encoding ATP-binding cassette domain-containing protein, translated as MPINVQGVRLGSILEDLSFTLEEGTITLLVGQTGAGKSSLLDLLSGLNRMDAGTIEYDGVPLWAGKSVQGEVLRDIGVVFQFPEHQLFARTVQAEFEYSLKPLGLAKAEVQARTLTALREVGLPEEMTAQSPLALSGGQKRRVALASTFATAPKWLFLDEPTAGLDPQAVQQLLAFLQTVKDKTAGGLIIATHDLDAFFPLADRVLLLDRGRLAADTTPQELCAKPDLLRQARVGLPSSVALSEAFATIGITLTSSPSSPHEMAAEIVQQYEASQSANQVASSAERLALPKDAPSGTDKTPRQAEVRAQSDSESEHRSERKHPQTGVSALLPTRLGAVLRSLDPRAKWAFYLLVSLGVLVQTRWVGLALATLITLGCMWVAEMWKREVWRMTKPFLYFIAFSIMLSGLKIGAGVSFEWSQALLTFRQLFKFLLLMLLGMWLSTTTSQLMMKQGLETALAPLKKLKLPIEAFALATSLMLRFVPVIMQELRRFSRITKARGKSVKGKLRLRDIGAVVVPLLLSVLRLGEDLSIAMEARGYARFGTRRTSAVRLRLVRKDRVLLLIGAMLLGIFLVAR; from the coding sequence ATGCCAATAAACGTGCAAGGAGTCAGACTGGGGAGCATCTTGGAGGACTTGTCTTTCACGCTGGAAGAAGGAACGATCACCCTATTGGTCGGCCAAACCGGGGCGGGAAAATCGAGTTTGCTCGACCTGCTGAGCGGTTTGAACCGCATGGATGCGGGGACGATCGAGTATGACGGCGTGCCGCTGTGGGCGGGGAAATCGGTGCAGGGAGAGGTGTTGCGAGACATCGGGGTAGTGTTTCAATTTCCTGAGCATCAGCTGTTTGCCCGGACCGTGCAGGCAGAATTTGAATATTCACTGAAGCCGCTCGGTTTGGCGAAGGCAGAGGTGCAAGCACGGACGCTGACAGCACTGCGCGAAGTCGGTCTGCCCGAGGAGATGACTGCGCAAAGCCCGCTTGCGCTCAGTGGCGGGCAAAAACGTCGCGTGGCGCTGGCTTCGACCTTTGCGACCGCTCCCAAGTGGCTGTTCCTCGATGAGCCGACCGCCGGACTCGACCCGCAGGCTGTGCAGCAGTTGCTCGCTTTTTTGCAGACCGTCAAAGACAAGACTGCAGGTGGCCTCATCATCGCCACACATGACCTCGACGCCTTCTTCCCACTCGCCGATCGCGTGTTGCTGTTAGACCGTGGCCGTCTTGCGGCCGATACCACTCCACAGGAGCTGTGTGCAAAGCCAGACCTGTTGCGTCAAGCGCGAGTCGGGCTTCCGAGCAGCGTAGCGCTGTCTGAAGCGTTCGCGACCATCGGGATCACGCTCACCTCCTCCCCGTCGTCTCCCCACGAGATGGCAGCTGAGATTGTCCAACAGTACGAAGCAAGCCAAAGTGCTAACCAGGTGGCGAGCAGCGCGGAGCGGCTCGCTCTGCCGAAGGATGCTCCAAGCGGGACAGATAAGACGCCTCGGCAAGCGGAGGTACGGGCACAGTCGGATAGCGAATCGGAGCATCGAAGCGAGCGTAAACACCCTCAAACAGGCGTTAGCGCGCTCCTGCCGACCCGTTTAGGAGCTGTGCTTCGTTCGCTTGACCCGCGCGCCAAGTGGGCTTTTTATCTGTTGGTATCGCTGGGGGTGCTGGTGCAGACCCGCTGGGTCGGGCTGGCGCTGGCGACACTCATCACGCTGGGCTGCATGTGGGTGGCCGAGATGTGGAAACGCGAAGTGTGGCGGATGACAAAACCATTTTTATACTTTATTGCTTTTTCGATCATGCTGTCCGGACTGAAAATTGGAGCTGGGGTGAGTTTTGAATGGTCGCAAGCCCTGCTTACGTTTCGTCAGCTCTTTAAGTTCCTGCTGTTGATGTTGCTCGGGATGTGGCTTTCGACGACGACCAGTCAACTCATGATGAAGCAGGGCTTAGAAACGGCGCTCGCACCGCTCAAAAAGCTCAAACTGCCCATCGAAGCATTTGCGCTCGCCACGTCGCTGATGCTGCGCTTTGTACCGGTGATCATGCAGGAACTGCGCCGCTTCTCCCGCATCACCAAAGCACGTGGAAAATCGGTCAAAGGCAAGTTGCGCCTGCGTGACATCGGAGCGGTGGTCGTGCCACTTTTGCTATCTGTGCTCCGCCTGGGAGAAGACCTCTCCATCGCGATGGAAGCTCGGGGCTATGCCAGATTTGGCACCCGGCGCACATCTGCGGTGCGGCTTCGTCTGGTCCGCAAGGATCGGGTGCTGCTGCTCATCGGTGCAATGTTGCTCGGCATATTTCTGGTCGCCCGTTAG